One window from the genome of Mauremys mutica isolate MM-2020 ecotype Southern chromosome 4, ASM2049712v1, whole genome shotgun sequence encodes:
- the SYT8 gene encoding synaptotagmin-8 — translation MANKMSSNSTTAPSALTTTAALTTATPGFIDGILNKIPLPKWALIAIAVAAGLLLILFLICIIKCCCCKKKRKKKEKLNLQNINGSTTASLVQPDMDDLESGLENEKRGRLQYSLEYNFRSQEMKVGVKQAADLKAMDSGGTSDPYVIVYLTSDMRKKYESKVYRKTLNPVFNETFTFQIPQAEMSESTLVMQIYDFNRFAKHDIIGEVRLPLGDFDLQHVTEQWQELTAASKREQERLGEICFSLRYIPSNSKLTVVILEAKKLKRMDSSGLSDPFVKVQLILNKKKWKKKKTGVKKSTLSPYFNEAFNFEVPFNQIQNIDLVISVWDHDKVTKNQQIGKLFLGCRATGNQLRHWSDMLANPRRPIAQWHNLQPVEEVDNALGLKSHFKLPLPGK, via the exons ATGGCTAACAAAATGAGTTCAAACAGCACTACTGCCCCCAGTGCCCTCACGACGACCGCTGCTCTGACTACTGCCACGCCTGGCTTCATCGATGGCATTCTTAATAAAATACCTT TACCCAAATGGGCTCTCATCGCCATTGCAGTCGCGGCAGGCCTTCTCCttatcctcttcctcatctgcatCATCAAGTGCTGCTGTTGCAAGAAGAAGCGCAAGAAGAAGGAGAAACTCAACTTGCAAAACATCAATGGCTCCACCACTGCCAGCCTG GTCCAGCCAGATATGGACGATTTGGAGTCCGGACTCGAGAATGAAAAGCGAGGAAGGCTGCAGTATTCCCTGGAGTATAACTTCCGTAGCCAGGAG ATGAAGGTTGGAGTGAagcaggcagcagatttaaaggcCATGGACAGTGGGGGGACCTCTGACCCATATGTTATTGTCTACTTAACATCTGATATGAGGAAGAAGTATGAAAGCAAGGTTTACCGGAAGACATTGAACCCTGTCTTCAATGAGACCTTCACCTTCCAG ATTCCCCAGGCGGAGATGTCCGAGTCCACCCTGGTGATGCAGATCTACGACTTCAACCGCTTTGCCAAACACGACATCATCGGCGAGGTCCGGCTGCCTCTGGGCGACTTCGATCTGCAGCACGTGACTGAGCAGTGGCaagagctcactgctgccagtAAGAGGGAG CAAGAGCGCCTTGGGGAGATCTGTTTCTCACTCCGATACATCCCCAGCAACAGCAAGCTCACTGTGGTGATCTTGGAAGCCAAGAAGCTCAAGAGGATGGACTCAAGTGGATTATCAG ACCCCTTCGTCAAAGTGCAGCTTATCTTGAACAAGAAGAaatggaagaagaagaagacagGTGTGAAGAAGAGCACTTTAAGCCCCTACTTCAATGAGGCGTTTAATTTTGAGGTGCCTTTCAACCAGATCCAG AACATCGACTTGGTGATTTCAGTCTGGGATCATGACAAGGTGACCAAGAACCAACAGATCGGCAAGCTGTTCCTGGGTTGTAGAGCCACAGGCAACCAGCTGCGCCACTGGTCAGACATGCTGGCCAATCCCCGCCGACCCATCGCCCAGTGGCACAACCTGCAGCCGGTAGAAGAAGTGGACAATGCCCTGGGGCTCAAATCCCACTTCAAGCTGCCTCTGCCTGGCAAATAA